Proteins from a single region of Ziziphus jujuba cultivar Dongzao chromosome 1, ASM3175591v1:
- the LOC107434259 gene encoding protein LURP-one-related 11-like → MAKVHPQALLSSTCQFSSKQETFTIWMKSLVLNGNGCTVFDSKGQIVYRVDNYNSKCRDEVYLMDSKGKVLYTILRKKKFKLFTFWEGYRSSAGTATSQEKPGFQVKKTLKISRSGSPCEFIAGLDKNQPPDHYHIQRWTRKPVCNIVDNLGRSVAEVKKKQSASGEVLGDDVLKMVVEPFIDHCLIMGFFVVYSLINWKM, encoded by the exons ATGGCAAAAGTTCACCCCCAGGCACTACTTTCTTCCACTTGTCAATTCTCTTCCAAACAAGAAACTTTCACCATTTGGATGAAATCTCTTGTGCTGAATGGGAACGGTTGCACTGTCTTTGATTCCAAGGGTCAAATCGTGTACCGGGTCGATAACTACAACTCCAAATGCAGAGATGAAGTCTATCTAATGGATTCCAAAGGCAAAGTCCTCTATACCATTCTAAGAAAG AAAAAGTTCAAACTGTTCACTTTTTGGGAGGGGTATAGATCCAGTGCAGGCACAGCGACAAGCCAAGAAAAGCCTGGTTTTCAAGTTAAGAAGACGCTTAAGATATCAAGAAGTGGTTCACCATGTGAGTTTATTGCAGGGTTAGATAAGAATCAGCCGCCTGATCATTATCACATACAAAGATGGACTAGAAAACCAGTATGCAATATAGTAGACAATTTGGGAAGGTCCGTGGCAGAG GTGAAGAAAAAGCAATCAGCAAGTGGAGAAGTTTTAGGTGATGATGTTTTGAAAATGGTGGTGGAGCCCTTTATCGATCACTGTCTAATAATGGGTTTTTTCGTGGTGTATAGTCTTATCAACTGGAAAATGTGA
- the LOC107435090 gene encoding uncharacterized protein LOC107435090, which yields MWWRSASFILDRQLQDDAASSSKPESLSLSPPHFSSMADSFHNPNPNPNSTDTISAYYQTRAAHHGVVTSDWLAQAQAAVGGHGDDQAVPDPESRPVSGEQGKPFCVIDEFNNWRKQPDLAEAVAAIRALAAVIRSSEATTMMELEIELKKASDSLKSWDTTSISLTAGCDIFIRYVTRTSALEYEDFNSAKSRLIERAERFGEISYKARRIIAMLSQDFIFDGCTILVHGFSRVVLEVLKTAAQNKKLFRVFCTEGRPDRTGLRLSNELTKLDVPVKLLIDSAVAYTMDEVDMVFVGADGVVESGGIINMMGTYQIALVAHSMNKPVYVAAESYKFARLYPLDQKDMAPALRPIDFGVPIPSRVEVEKSARDYTPPQYLTLLFTDLGVLTPSVVSDELIQLYL from the exons ATGTGGTGGAGATCAGCCTCTTTCATTCTCGACAGACAACTTCAAGACGACGCCGCTTCGTCTTCGAAACctgaatctctctctctttcaccaCCCCATTTTTCCTCCATGGCCGATTCCTTCCACAACCCTAACCCTAACCCTAACTCTACCGATACTATTTCCGCCTATTACCAGACCAGGGCGGCTCACCATGGTGTTGTCACCAGCGACTGGCTAGCTCAGGCCCAGGCCGCTGTCGGCGGCCACGGGGACGATCAAGCCGTTCCGGATCCCGAATCCCGACCGGTCTCTGGGGAGCAGGGAAAGCCATTCTGCGTCATCGATGAGTTCAATAACTGGCGGAAGCAGCCCGATTTGGCTGAGGCTGTTGCGGCGATTAGGGCTTTGGCGGCGGTTATCAGGTCCAGTGAGGCCACCACCATGATGGAGCTTGAAATTGAGCTTAAAAAGGCCTCCGATTCCCTTAAA TCATGGGACACCACCTCTATCTCTTTGACAGCAGGATGTGATATTTTCATACGCTACGTAACTAGGACTTCAGCTCTAGAATATGAGGATTTTAATTCTGCCAAGTCTCGTTTGATTGAACGTGCAGAAAGGTTTGGGGAGATATCATACAAG GCACGGAGAATCATTGCGATGCTTAGTCAAGACTTCATATTTGATGGATGTACCATTTTGGTCCATGGTTTCTCTAGAGTTGTTCTGGAAGTTCTCAAGACTGCAGCACAGAACAAGAAACTTTTTCGAGTTTTCTGCACAG AGGGAAGACCAGACAGGACGGGTTTACGATTATCGAATGAGCTTACTAAGCTTGATGTTCCTGTGAAGCTCCTTATAGACTCTGCAGTGGCATATACCATGGACGAGGTTGACATGGTATTTGTGGGGGCGGATGGAGTGGTGGAAAGTGGAGGAATTATTAACATGATGGGGACATACCAAATTGCATTGGTGGCTCACAGCATGAATAAACCAGTTTATGTGGCTGCCGAAAGCTACAAG TTTGCTCGTCTTTATCCATTGGATCAGAAAGACATGGCGCCTGCATTACGTCCCATTGATTTTGGGGTGCCTATCCCATCGAGGGTTGAGGTTGAAAAGTCAGCACGGGATTACACTCCTCCACAATATCTTACACTACTTTTCACAGATTTAGGTGTTCTGACTCCATCGGTGGTCAGCGATGAGCTCATCCAGCTATACTTGTAG
- the LOC107434319 gene encoding FCS-Like Zinc finger 17 produces the protein MLSRFKIPFKMEEQHDDKQSHDSSMKSSVAVGLRILVQISNGKSNIVVKSAVRPRHHQHTTTSSSIDDYCFLKTCNLCNVGLSLDKEVYMYRGDQGFCSVECRDRQILMDEMKELEASTKKMIASCRNCYKTSSGRNNETRTLLQDMINHRHKPIIPRQRNQPILSLS, from the exons ATGCTTTCGAGATTCAAGATCCCCTTCAAGATGGAAGAGCAACATGATGATAAACAGAGTCATGATAGCTCAATGAAGAGCTCGGTGGCTGTTGGGTTGCGAATCCTCGTGCAGATCTCAAACGGAAAGTCCAATATTGTTGTCAAATCTGCAGTGAGACCAAGACACCACCAACACACAACAACATCATCTTCCATCGATGACTACTGTTTTCTCAAAACCTGTAATCTTTGCAACGTGGGATTAAGTCTTGATAAGGAGGTCTATATGTACAG gGGTGATCAGGGCTTTTGCAGCGTAGAGTGCAGGGACAGGCAGATATTGATGGATGAAATGAAAGAATTAGAGGCTTCAACAAAGAAAATGATAGCATCTTGCAGGAATTGTTACAAAACTAGTAGTGGAAGGAACAATGAGACTCGCACTCTACTACAGGACATGATTAATCATAGACATAAGCCAATTATCCCTCGTCAAAGGAATCAACCaatactctctctctcatag